In one Juglans regia cultivar Chandler chromosome 11, Walnut 2.0, whole genome shotgun sequence genomic region, the following are encoded:
- the LOC108997721 gene encoding RING-H2 finger protein ATL79-like encodes MNPSSTPQHSRKLLNVMKGSALAPQPHVRPPERTISVVITIIVMAMLICTLVVHLIFTCFRRRQHSVHQPPPATSSSHSDDLAALPTFIYAEDSVSATCSSSIASSSDSEPICAICLAEFVHGEILRVLPRCNHLYHKECIDQWLVVGSLSCPICRDRTIDQDVEPKRSRCTHANGVGDLSMFPTLNFTTNHLQ; translated from the coding sequence ATGAATCCATCATCAACACCACAGCATTCTCGCAAACTCCTAAATGTGATGAAGGGCTCGGCCTTGGCACCACAACCCCACGTTAGACCCCCAGAAAGAACCATAAGTGTTGTCATCACCATCATCGTCATGGCCATGCTCATCTGCACTTTGGTCGTTCACTTAATCTTTACTTGCTTCCGCCGACGCCAACACTCCGTTCATCAGCCTCCACCTGCGACGTCGTCATCTCATAGCGACGATCTCGCTGCCCTTCCTACTTTCATCTACGCCGAAGACTCGGTCTCGGCTACTTGTTCTTCTTCCATTGCGTCGTCATCGGACTCCGAGCCGATTTGCGCGATATGTTTGGCGGAGTTCGTGCATGGCGAAATTCTCAGGGTTTTGCCTAGGTGCAACCACTTGTATCACAAGGAATGTATCGATCAATGGTTGGTGGTGGGGTCCCTCAGCTGCCCCATTTGTAGGGACCGAACGATCGATCAGGACGTCGAGCCCAAGAGGAGCCGCTGCACCCACGCTAATGGGGTCGGCGATCTATCCATGTTTCCGACTCTCAACTTCACTACCAATCACTTGcagtaa